TCGGTACCTTTTGATATCAGGCTGTAGGGTTCAGGATGTTAGTAGCCAAATCAATGGAGTAACATCCGCATCAATACAAGGGGAGACTATTTGGGTGGAAGGTCTTGTGCCTGGCATTGACTTTTGCAACCATGGTATGACAATAATTACCATTCTGAAATTCTTTAATTGCTACTGGTtattttcaatctctttttcgGTGGGGGTGCTTTTCCAACATTGATGGTTACCTTCTTTTtgcttttgaattttataatttcttaaacCCTCTGAACCTGGAAACTTAAATGTGTGTTTTGAAATTGCAAGCTTTTGGACAATGAGTAACcaacagaataaaaaaaacagtTACCCATCCAATAacgagaaaataatattttgctcGAATTTTCTCGCCCAGTTTACTTCTATAATCTGGATTTTCTTGTAAACATTTTATATTGATTTGTACCTTACTGGCTGAGAAAATGACTGCTCAGATTTAAAGGCAGCAGCAACATGGGAAGTTGATGGAACAGGATCAATTACAGGAGTTCCTTTCTCTATGTACCTTCTTTCTGGTACTATTCCCTTTCTGACCTTTTAGTAggtattttcattcatatgggtCTCAGGTTCAAATATTGTGCCTTGAATGTTAGTTTCTTGCAGCTACCGGAGTTACCAATGTGCATCTTCActatttttttccactttacttTGCTTTTGTTGGAAGCAGCTGGGATATCTGACTAGTcgtgattttgttttttcctgATTTAACAGCTCAACAAAGTCCCTTTgcaattgagagagagatttccaTCAGCTATGGTAACAAAGGAAATGAGGTGCTGCATTTTGCCTCACAGGGGATATCTTCCTTCTGATACTAAAGTTACCTTTTCTTACTTTGTGTTCGATGTGTATATCTATTAACCATTGCTGGTTCGACCAGTGAATTGATTATCCCTTGATGAATTATCTGCATTGTCCTTGTGTATAGCAATGGTATGGAGTTAGAGTCAATTTCACTGTATTCTaggaacttgtgtaaaaatccaTCAAATACTACCTTTTGCACGAAACCTGTCTGCTTGCATCATTTTACCATGTTTCATGAGGTTTTTGCATATTTCACTTTGTTTTGACTTGGCCTTGCCATGATCATTTATGACAAATTAGTTTTACCAATTTACTCCATTGAAGAAAGccttatttcaaatatttgtgCTATGCCATGCTGATCTTGTTTCTGCTGTTCCATTCTATCTGGGTCCATATATCttgtttaaatttaaagaatggaATCGTTTAATTCATTCCTCTACTTTGGTCCACGTTCATGATGGTATCTTTAATTCCACATATAGTGCATTCTTCTCTGGAAAGGGCCAAAGTGTCAttgaaatttcattttcttgctttctaccattttattttttatgcatttggTAGAAGTGTGTTTAGAAATGCACTTTTATAAACATAAGGTCCAATTATTTGAGCTTGTAACAATTTCATTCCCTTTTGTATTTGATGCAGGAACTACTTTATTTGTATGGGTTTGTCATTGATAAGAATCCAGATGACTATCTCATGGTAACTCCATCTAGAGAAAATACGTAGCTTTTGAATAACGTTATTATAGTTTGTGATGGTGACATACTTTCAAACTCAACTGGAAGAAGACAACCATTTGGTGTTTGTCTCTGTTGATCCTCCTGCCCTTTCACTCTATTTAGGGCCATATATACAGTATTAAATTATTGTGGGCTATCAAGATAAGGCACATGGATCATAAGTGGTTTGATGACTACACAGGTCCATTATCCCATGGAGGCAATCCTGAATGTTCCCTTTTCTGACTCAAAGGTCCAGCTTCTTGAAGCACAGGTCGGGTATCATCTGTTATTAAGTTTATGGTATGTGGTTTCATGGTGATATATCACTTGTATGGCTCGTCCATTTTTCGGCGGATGCATCATCTAAACAGAGTTACCATACTGCTTTACTTTCctatctatcaaaaaaaaaaaaacttccaattttcttttataagtatttgCCTTCCAAAATAGAATTTGTTTTATCAACAACTCCGATTTGTGCTCTCAGAAAGCTGAATTCTATAAAATTCACTTTATCAACAAATCTTGTTTGTGCTTACAGAAGGCTGAATTGAGGTGTCTATTACCTAGAAGTTTGCTGGATCATGGCTTTTTTTCAGAAAGcacagaagaaaatgaaagaaatgataagTGGGAGGGAAGAGTTTGCAATTATAGTTGGAGTGGTCAGCGCAAGATGCCCTCTTACTTAAACAAGCTGGTTTTTCCGGAAAGTTTTTTAACTGGCTTGAGGACCATAGCCTTGCTGGAGGAGCAGCTTTTTCTGGTTTCATCAATGCTGGAAGAGGTTTAGTTTCTCTATCATCATCTTTTCTTCCACTGTATACCAGGCATTTACATAGTTTCTCCGAGATCCACCTTGTTGAGTGTCTtcaataattgatattaaatGAATGCAACTAATAGATCTATAATCAAAGACTATACAGTTTATAGGTCACATTGAGGCAAAATAATTGGCTGAATGGGTTAGCCTTCGAAAGTTGTATTTCTAAACTGAAGTAGCATCAGGACGTGCAATCCTTGCTTTCCCTGGTCAAATATCATCGACTCCTAATGATGCTATTCGTTAGAAATTAGAACTTGCTTAACCATGCACCACACTGATTTTGAACATGATTTGGAAGAAGTGAGACATTGGCTGCTGCTAAGATCTTGATGCTGTGCATTAAAGAAAACCTGATGTGGACAGGCATTTCGTGATCGTAATGTAATTGTTTATATACTGTTAACTATTGTTTGAAAAAGTCCAGATGTGAATATGATGGATCGACTCAACTACTCAATGGAAGATAATTTGCAAACTTGGATGCTAGCTTTATTCATGCTTTGTGTGatatttttacttacaaatGGTTGGGATATATTCATATtgatagagattttttttcatgCCTTAGGTAGGAAGCCACCTCTAGTTCAAATTCTTTTTCTCCGATTCTTGACCCCTAATTGaatctttgtttttcttgaagCTTGCTGGGCCTGGAGGGGAGAGGCAACCATCTGATACAGAAGTCCGAGCAGCAGTATGGGAGGCCTGTGGTGATTCTGGAGCTTTGCAATTGCTTGTTGATCTTCTTCAGACAAAGTAACCACTGGAATATATGCCATTGAATTTTGATATGCTGATACTATTGAGTTATAAATATTAGCAGTCTTTATCAATCTGCTTGCTTTACTTGCAATTTCAATACTAGCTCTCTTCGAGACTGCAAAGGTTGAACAACTTTAAAGGGTTGCATACATTAGCCATCCgcagaaaagaaaaggcaaagaaTAATACTTCTCCCAACTTTGCCTAACGCAATGATTTCTGTGAATGCAAGGATGATGGATCTTGAAGAGAATTCTGGAACAGAGGAGTGTGACACTGAACTGCTAAAAGGAGTCCACACTACTGAATGCCAGGGGCAACAAATAATTTACAAGAAAAACTTGAGGTATCATTTTTTTTGCTGTGATGAATGTCTTAAGTCAAAACTATATGATTCAGTTTAAGGGAAAAAACTAACCATTGCTGGTATTAGCTTAAGATATGACTCGGACTTTCCTTGAGACTTTACATTCTCAATCTCTCATTTCTATCTGGCAATTCAACTGCAAAATCTTCAAGAGAAGTTTAAAATGAATCTTTGACatctgttttgtttttgcttgTCTGCAGCCAAGAGATAGGTGGCCAAACCCAACAGAAGTTGAGTAGAAACAGGTTCTCTAGTATTGTATATCGACGAGGGCAAAAGCAATTGACCCGGTTATTTCTGAAGGAAGCAGAGCATGCCTTGCAATTAGCTCTGAGGGAAGGAAACTGAATGTTATGAAGTTCTATACATCAGAAGTTGgtgaatctatttttatgaataagcATCAAAAGTTGCTCTTCTTTTCCAGTTCTCTATAAAACCCAGCcatttttatcagatttttcAGCGGATGTGCCTTCTGTGTCTATGGTAGGGGTTCAAAATTGTTACCTAAAGACCTTAACCAAACGTACCATTGAGTTGGCCCTTTGGTTCCGTCCTTGACTATAATAGTTAGGTTGGTTCTCAGATTGCATAGTTATTTATCTGAGAGCCTAACTGAATTTTACAATTATtcagtaattaatattaactttgatattatttaatattaattaaatagttttataatttaatacgCCATGTTAAGTTTACATCATcgatttgtaaattttatttctctctatttttaatattttgatagatATTATTCATCCTATCTCTTGCCATGCCATCAtatcaaatgaatgaaaaattgaGGATTACAGATATTATTTTCTCAAGATATATTAGCATGTCAGCACAAACAAAAACATTGAACTTGTTCCCTTACAATTCTTGAGCACCCGGGACCAAAATGCATGTCACTTTCTCTCAGGACTTTATAGTCTTTGGTGTACATGCAGCTGGAGTTTTTGGTCGCACATAGTCacatacaaattaaaattgGTACCCCCACGCTATTTTTCCTACCGCCGTTTACTCCAGGCCGGCACATTGGTGAGCAGGGAGCCAGCCCAGGGAGTATGCAGCAGCTGCAGCAATGGCGCCATTGAAGAGAGTAACAACCATAGAAAATGCATAATTCTGGCCTGCAATCTTGGCCTTCGCTAGGCTGAGCAGCGCGAGTGCGACTGCAGTAAGGACACATGCACCCACAAACTTGAGGGTGTCGCTGTGGGTGAAAGGGATAAGGACGATGAAAGAGAGAAGAGGAGCACTCCCAAATAAAAGGAAGGCCGCAAAGGTGACGAGACCATGCTTCCAAGGCTTGTCTGCTTGGTCTTCACAAACTCTCCCTTCCATGGCTTTCTTGGCCTGATCTCTCTATCACCTCCCACTTCATCACGTAGCAGAGCAGTACTGCTGGTGGTAGCGCCGACACTGTTCTTCTGATCcatattccttttcttttctcaaaaagATCTGTAACTTGTTAATAGTTTTACTGTTTTAGATCCAAAATCTTTTCACGGTTTGATGGTTGAAAGACCTAGACAATCCATCGAAATCAGTTTAAAGACGGTGAAAACGAAAGACAGCGGGTCTCGTTGTCACCATGCATGCGACTCAGCCAACACGTTTCATAGAGCCAAAgccttataatatttttttattgtttgtgaCATTTTTGTTAATCAAAGCCGACTTTTTTAAAGATGTATATGTGAAAGAAGTCGAAATAGAAATCAACGGATAGCACAACCACTCTACCAAAGAGCTGTTGAAATACAGAATTAAAAAATTCTCAAGGGCCAAAGAGAAAAACAAGGAGATTTCATTTACACAACCGTCTcctaaaaatattatctttattCTTGAATAGGTCAAATTAACAGTACTTGGGCATATATGGCTCATAGAGAGGAGCCAAGGAGTCATCAATGGCAACGTACCAAGAGTGTGGGGAGCCATTAATATGGATCGAACAGGCATTAATATTAAACTTGATCGAAGAATtattgaataatatattattattttttaataataatatttttaatttatttttttatattttacaattacactaattatatgttaattaataatttaatttgatacttaaattattattttccaacttaaatatattatcgctcaaaattgagaaacaataatttaagtaaacaaaataatagttatagagtgtgaacaattagtttttaaatttagagatgaatttaaatgtagtactgtagctcaaagttgaATATTTTAGTATATGTTGAATCCAATACAGTGATTTTAAacacaaattcatcaaattttgaagatgacacttatttgatgagtccaatgccaatgctctaaggtcTTATTTCCAATGTAGaattatcataattaatttataagaataTTGGATTAAATTAAGGGGAATAGCATGGACAATAAATATAAGTTGCAACTTGCAACTTGCAACagttattaataataatatatgatcagACTAGGGGCCTCTCTTCTTCATGATCTTGTCCTACATTTTCTATTTCGATTatctcatgatcatgatcagtgcTGGAAGGCTTTGCAATATTCTTGGCACTGGCAGAAGAAGTACTACTGGAGGAGACCCTGATCTTGTTTGGTTTGTTATCAGGCAAGAGCTTCATTGTGATTCCCATggctatcagcagaagcccagTCCCATGTTGCTCTGTCAATGGCTTTGTAAATATCATGTATGAAAGTAACAATGTCACTGCCTTCCTTGCTGTTGTCACctgtgaataatttttttttccaaaaattttatgttaaaatttcttaaataaggctattttcaattttcttgctTCAAACTAAACGATTGAAATATTCATATCTTTCCAACCATGAATCGTGAAACTCACGAAACATAAGATCTCATTCtgaaataaattgatataaatattGGAACAAGGCAAAAGCTTGTGAGAATAACGTACGTACCATGGCAGTGGTGGCAGCACCAAAGAGGGCAATGAGGGAGAGGACTGAAACTTGGCCAATAAACGTGGCCATGGCTTCAAACACCAGCACGCCATAAACGTATGGATGCTGCATGAAAAATTAACAAGATCTTTCAGAACGAGAACGGTGCAGTTTTGAGGGGGAAAGAAAACATTTTCGTCTGTTACCTTTGAGCATGAAACCCATGCTTTGAATAATTCTCCTGTTACAAGCATTGGTGGGATCAAAAAAGGCAAGCCAACAACGGTTGAGCAAAACAGCATCTCAGTCTgcagataaagataaaataaataaaaaattaaatgtggatgTCACACTTTCTTCATGAATGCCTTCgttattttttcacatttaaaCACATGACACTTAGGGACTAATATGACATGAAAATCACCTGGGTGGTTTCAGGATTCATGTTAAAGATTGCTTCTTGCAAATTACCCAAAAAGGAATCCATGATTAGAGCACCGGATATCATTATAACACCAATTACACTGAAGTCTGGGAGGTTTGTGCATCAGCTAAGGTGAAGAGGATCAAACCCACAACCAAAAGTATCGCGGATAAGTATTCATGTGGCGGGTATTTCCGCCTGAGACCGGGTATGAATGCACCCATTATCATGACAGGTAGAACCTGAAACACCAAAATCATAGAAGTGAGAAAATATATTCAAGGACCTggaaatatattcatcatctcaaagTGTCAACCGAATCTGATGGTGTGACTATAGTCAATATTTTGTGAAGAACGGATCTGGTTCATTAAAAGCAATCAAATAAGCGTTTCGATGTCCTAAAAACAGCCTCAACCATTTCAGAAAGcaaacatttttgtaaattaaaatacttcaaTTTATATCTCATTGGGACTTTAAGGCCAATTACCTCAGACTAAACAATATTTAGGCCTcggtttgttttcaagaaacttctCAATTcagctcatctcatctcatctaatcattataattttttcaaatttctatgcaaaataaaataaataattcaattttttcaaatcccaaaataaaaataataaaaaaaatattctaataatattttattcaatttttaactttaatctcaactcatctcatctcattttatctacaaaaacaaacgagacagtTCTCTCACATGAGAGGGTGAGGCCATGGGTGCATTTATAAGTAAccaatttcatcaaatttaCAACTATAAGAGACAGATATTAGACTACATGCATATCCAACCCAGCTTACCATGTTAAacatttaccatttttttagcaGTTGATATTCAACTAATAAATGCACAAGGGATATTCTTGTTACCTTTGTGGATTTGAACATGAGTTGTGCAGGGTAGTTAAGGAAAGCCAGAGATCCTTTGGTAAGTCCATGGGAACCCATAAGTACAGCAGAGAGTTTCACATAAGTCTTCCATGGGTTCACCATCTGCTTGGGGGTGAAGCCTTGGAGATAAAGCAGAAACAGGTAGACGAATCCTTGAACAAATGTGAAATACCAACCATAGCtaggaaaaaaaactaaataattcatccaaatccatcatgaattaaaaaaataaaatgatatatatcaaATCTTAGATCAGGGATGCTCAATCAAACAGTACCAAAATTACCTGAATTGCAGCCTGTTGTACACATATTCCTGAGAAATTAGGAAAATAAGAGTGACGttagaatttagaaaagaaTCTTGATTCTTGAACAAAGGAGATGTGGATAGTTTTCTAGCGCTTTAAAAGTCATTTAAGAAATACGATACACTCGTTTCCTttcaatataaacaaaaataggGTCGAAGTTTCATATCGATTTCTTTCCCTCTGTTTTCTCAAGAACCAAAACCAAGGCAGTAAAAACCTCAAAAACTCGtccatgaaataaattattctcGGAAAATAGGTGCAACCAACGATTGTTGTCTGTGCAGTGGagaacaagaaagaagaaaaaacagataACTATGAGAGCACATACTAAAAGAATCAAGTAAACTTCgctttatttctcttttccgTTTCTCAGTTTTCTCAACAGCCAAACAGTGGAGAAAGATAtcgagacacagagagagagagaatacctCGCAGATACCATTGACTAGATAGCCAAAGAAGAACCCAGCAGAGCAGATGAGGAACTGTTGCCATATGGGTCTGACAGTGAGGGAAATCCCAAACAAAGACCGTGCTTGCTCCTCGTTCTTCATCACTTCCCTTTCGTTTTTAAGAATTACTCGCAGACTCTTTCCCCTCGTATTTGATTTGGGTATCTATCAAAGTGGTCATAATCAATCAAACCTTTGGTTGCAGAGTTCGGTCAAAGGATGTAAGAATACCAACTCGGCTTTGGATGCATTTGCATGTTGACCCTCTTGAAAAGATAGACAGAAACAGAGACGGAGAGATTTGATAAAATGGCAAAAGGAGTCCGTTTGATTATACTAACCACGTGAAAGTCATCAGCAATATGGAAGATTTATAGACAAAAATTGTTTCCTTATGGAGAGTGAGAGTTTCCATTCTCAAAACTATGCTCTCGGTATTAACTTTGTAGTTGAAAGAGAATTTAAGGGAGAGATTGTGTACGATGCGCGGCGCGGGGAGGGAGGCTGTGGGATATAATCAAGTGCAGGTCGTGTGTATGGTTCCTCCTCTCGATAGATTATTGATCTgactttatatattaaaattataattaaaaaaccCCGAGTattaaaaacgaaaaaaaaaatgaataaaaagtcttaaaatatttgaaatatgaaaaacttcttaaataaaatagaaaataaaaaacataaaatctgAAAACTTGCTATTTTTCCCTCTCAAATCTTATTTAAGTTGGgtggatttggattttcttaGAGTTTTTACCTAAATTGTATGATTTACCATGAGAGATATAGACACATGATATGGACACGACATAATTTATAACTATTGGGATTAATTGGATATCTAGTGGCTAATTTGAAGTATAATAGCagaagcaaacaaaaaaaatttgacaatcacgcaaagaacaccaagatttacgtagttcggctTGAACAAACCTACGTCTATTGGTGGATCAGTCGGTCTCAAGGAATTCACTATCACAAAAATTgagtaaaagataaaaatcactCATCAATCCCAAAAGCCCCAAAAGTCCAAATACACCCAATGAACtctcaaaatctcacaaaaGGAGTTCACTCCCTTTTCTCTCTGTTCTAGCCGCAATACTATACATTCCCTATGAAAATATGTGTTTTTATACTTAATGGCGCAGGGACTAGGGTTTATGAACATTTGCTCAAGTGAACAATCTATCTGGCATTCGCTCGAGTTAACTATCTAATGAACAATCTGTTTGAAGTTCGCTCAAGCCAGGATTGAGCCACAGTCAagctaggggtgggcagcggggccctgcACCCCGCTGCCCAGCCTCGCCCCTCATCTAGGGCCCCTAGTGGGGGCAGGtggcggggagggcccaaccccacCCCGCATTTCCCCtgcttacatttatatatatatatatattatatataaatataaatatatatttatattttcaaattgtgtatatataaatatatattacaaattgttagatttgttcacaaaatatacactggcaaatttaaaaattacatagtttaaaaactaatacactacaatttatacaaaatatgactataaaatttaaaatttacatagtttttaaattatagtcatatttaaaaaatttgaatttataatttgggtcttaaaatatatttttaattacttttgaatttagaaataatttttaaaccaagtaaaatatagtattttttttttttaagtagaaggAGAGGGGCGGATCCTGCCCACCGGGGCGGGGTATCC
Above is a genomic segment from Juglans microcarpa x Juglans regia isolate MS1-56 chromosome 1D, Jm3101_v1.0, whole genome shotgun sequence containing:
- the LOC121255119 gene encoding uncharacterized protein LOC121255119, translating into MASPEDEAKLERFLQWLQVNKVELRGCKIKYCHSSKGFGIFSASGASDGVLLVVPLDLAITPMRVLQDPLLGPECRAMFEEGEVDDRFLMILFLTVERLRKNTSWKPYLDMLPLTFGNPLYFTDDELLELKGTTLYRATELLKKGLQSLYDNKVKGLVKKLLTLEGNSESEVSFEDFLWANSIFWTRALNIPLPHSYVFPKTQEKDSNFAVSKDSEDSTKYSGDLVSGKDEKGCRVQDVSSQINGVTSASIQGETIWVEGLVPGIDFCNHDLKAAATWEVDGTGSITGVPFSMYLLSAQQSPFAIEREISISYGNKGNEELLYLYGFVIDKNPDDYLMVHYPMEAILNVPFSDSKVQLLEAQKAELRCLLPRSLLDHGFFSESTEENERNDKWEGRVCNYSWSGQRKMPSYLNKLVFPESFLTGLRTIALLEEQLFLVSSMLEELAGPGGERQPSDTEVRAAVWEACGDSGALQLLVDLLQTKMMDLEENSGTEECDTELLKGVHTTECQGQQIIYKKNLSQEIGGQTQQKLSRNRFSSIVYRRGQKQLTRLFLKEAEHALQLALREGN
- the LOC121257249 gene encoding uncharacterized protein LOC121257249, which translates into the protein MEGRVCEDQADKPWKHGLVTFAAFLLFGSAPLLSFIVLIPFTHSDTLKFVGACVLTAVALALLSLAKAKIAGQNYAFSMVVTLFNGAIAAAAAYSLGWLPAHQCAGLE